Proteins encoded within one genomic window of Ursus arctos isolate Adak ecotype North America unplaced genomic scaffold, UrsArc2.0 scaffold_7, whole genome shotgun sequence:
- the LOC130543072 gene encoding ADP-ribosylation factor-like protein 2-binding protein: protein MPTERPARGCSPRGQGPASAQAQTLLCASGHLGLERQLREAGGTREKDRVAGAVSSSVDVKFGVVVGCLEESFLGGEFQVLLRIFTARYYQGLSTWERISPSMCLVSTTDDAFGRKMLKNSCWSRFLALPCGFRNSQQLWHRKDTVAGGISRSAGHQFWGFLAFKETLLDSRAQKGLWALDSSSGLAVTCLDVSSCVPALELRL, encoded by the coding sequence ATGCCCACAGAACGGCCAGCACGTGGCTGCAGCCCAAGGGGCCAAGGCCCCGCCTCCGCGCAGGCGCAGACGCTCCTCTGCGCCTCCGGGCACCTAGGCCTGGAGAGGCAGCTGCGTGAGGCCGGAGGCACCAGAGAGAAGGACCGCGTTGCGGGGGCGGTCTCTTCCTCCGTGGATGTAAAATTTGGTGTTGTTGTTGGCTGTTTAGAGGAGAGTTTCCTGGGTGGCGAGTTCCAGGTATTACTGAGAATTTTCACGGCCAGGTACTACCAAGGCTTGAGCACGTGGGAGAGAATCAGCCCATCCATGTGCCTGGTTTCAACTACAGATGATGCGTTTGGTagaaagatgttaaaaaataGCTGTTGGAGCAGATTCCTGGCGTTACCATGCGGCTTTCGTAACAGCCAACAACTGTGGCACCGTAAAGATACAGTGGCTGGTGGTATAAGTCGATCTGCTGGCCATCAGTTTTGGGGTTTTCTGGCTTTTAAAGAAACGCTTCTGGACTCCAGAGCACAAAAAGGGCTCTGGGCCCTGGACTCAAGCAGTGGTTTAGCGGTGACTTGCTTGGACGTATCGTCTTGCGTGCCAGCCCTAGAACTGCGGCTCTGA